A part of Acidimicrobiales bacterium genomic DNA contains:
- a CDS encoding patatin-like phospholipase family protein, whose amino-acid sequence MLSTVLDVFRLRQYFNAITMTREVADGVRADLGFVGTVRRGLVPLPADPAPPPGNPFPPFQPQALERYQGRRVGVAATGGSGALASVVGVARALEESGIRPAVYSMCSGSSLFGFPLAAGIPAAEVAAFTVRLRAEDYVDPQWAKLLSLPLTLGRGFAGLLRGERVEATYRRLLGDRTLGELEVPCYAPIWNIEENRVEYLGPRTHPDVSVARAVRMAIALPLFLEPVELDGRSWSDGGIVDIFPVHPVLDLEERCDVVVGINGFYPPGFVGEDASGWHERRFSILHVASQVRTSQQVELARENLGRLRRETELIMIEPVPYETVRGVGFYEQFLDTSEWPGFMRAGREHALAGLRSALAIEEVAADLAS is encoded by the coding sequence ATGTTGAGCACGGTCCTGGACGTCTTCCGGCTTCGCCAGTACTTCAACGCCATCACCATGACGCGCGAGGTCGCCGACGGTGTGCGCGCCGACCTCGGCTTCGTCGGCACCGTGCGGCGCGGGCTCGTCCCCCTGCCGGCCGATCCCGCCCCGCCCCCCGGGAACCCGTTCCCGCCCTTCCAGCCGCAGGCCCTCGAGCGCTACCAGGGGCGACGGGTGGGCGTCGCCGCCACCGGCGGGAGCGGCGCCCTCGCGTCCGTGGTGGGCGTGGCCCGGGCCCTGGAGGAGTCGGGCATCCGGCCGGCCGTGTACTCGATGTGCTCGGGCTCGTCCCTGTTCGGGTTCCCCCTCGCGGCTGGCATCCCCGCCGCCGAGGTGGCCGCCTTCACCGTGCGGCTGCGGGCCGAGGACTACGTCGACCCCCAGTGGGCCAAGCTGCTGAGCCTCCCCCTCACCTTGGGCCGCGGGTTCGCGGGCCTGCTGCGGGGGGAGCGGGTCGAGGCCACGTACCGCCGGCTCCTGGGCGACCGCACCCTCGGTGAGCTGGAGGTCCCGTGCTACGCGCCGATCTGGAACATCGAGGAGAACCGGGTGGAGTACCTGGGGCCACGCACCCACCCGGACGTCTCGGTGGCCCGAGCCGTCCGGATGGCCATCGCCCTGCCGCTGTTCCTCGAGCCGGTCGAGCTCGACGGCCGCTCCTGGAGCGACGGGGGCATCGTCGACATCTTCCCGGTGCACCCGGTGCTCGACCTGGAGGAGCGCTGCGACGTGGTGGTCGGGATCAACGGGTTCTACCCGCCCGGCTTCGTCGGCGAGGACGCCTCCGGCTGGCACGAGCGGCGGTTCTCGATCCTGCACGTGGCCAGCCAGGTCCGCACCTCGCAGCAGGTCGAGCTGGCCCGCGAGAACCTGGGCCGGCTGCGGCGCGAGACCGAGCTGATCATGATCGAACCGGTGCCCTACGAGACGGTGCGGGGCGTCGGGTTCTACGAGCAGTTCCTCGACACCTCCGAGTGGCCCGGCTTCATGCGGGCCGGCCGGGAGCACGCGCTGGCCGGGCTGCGGTCGGCCCTGGCCATCGAGGAGGTCGCGGCCGACCTGGCCTCCTAG
- a CDS encoding aspartate aminotransferase family protein, with amino-acid sequence MGLPEHGMTAAQVIEALRAKRADDARWQDGRTFGMVYDGGPGVHQVAEAAAVMFLHENALNTRAFPSLGQIQSEVVGAVAELTHGAPEAAGFMTSGGTESILVSVKAARERGLAERGVDRPNMVIPASAHAAFHKGAHYFGVEVRKIDVRDDWRADVDATADAVDADTVLVVGSAPQYPQGVIDPIPELAAIAADVGASFHTDACMGGFVLPFMELLGEDVPPWDFRVPGVTTISADIHKLGYAPKGASVVLHRTRELRRYQTFVFDDWLGGFYASPGIQGTRPGLPMATAWAVMHHLGIDGYTRLTRIAVSTARRLVEGVRAIPGLTVLGEPEAHLAAISVAPGWEGRLDVFAVGDALQRRGWFLDRQSPPDTLHATVSAGNAPVIEEYLVDLRSSVEEVLGERLDDRSTSYATLE; translated from the coding sequence ATGGGGCTCCCCGAGCACGGCATGACGGCGGCGCAGGTGATCGAGGCGCTCCGGGCCAAGCGGGCCGACGACGCCCGCTGGCAGGACGGCCGGACGTTCGGGATGGTCTACGACGGCGGGCCCGGGGTGCACCAGGTGGCCGAGGCCGCGGCCGTGATGTTCCTCCACGAGAACGCCCTGAACACCCGGGCGTTCCCGAGCCTCGGCCAGATCCAGAGCGAGGTGGTGGGCGCCGTCGCCGAGCTCACCCACGGTGCACCCGAGGCGGCCGGCTTCATGACGTCCGGCGGCACCGAGAGCATCCTGGTGTCCGTGAAGGCGGCCCGCGAGCGGGGCCTGGCCGAGCGCGGCGTCGATCGGCCCAACATGGTGATCCCGGCCTCGGCCCACGCCGCGTTCCACAAGGGCGCGCACTACTTCGGGGTCGAGGTGCGCAAGATCGACGTGCGCGACGACTGGCGGGCCGACGTCGACGCCACCGCCGACGCGGTCGACGCCGACACCGTGCTCGTCGTGGGGTCGGCGCCGCAGTACCCGCAGGGGGTGATCGACCCGATCCCCGAGCTGGCCGCCATCGCCGCCGACGTGGGTGCGAGCTTCCACACCGACGCCTGCATGGGCGGCTTCGTGCTGCCCTTCATGGAGCTGCTGGGCGAAGACGTGCCCCCGTGGGACTTCCGCGTCCCGGGCGTCACCACCATCTCGGCCGACATCCACAAGCTGGGCTACGCCCCCAAGGGCGCCTCCGTGGTCCTCCACCGCACCAGGGAGCTCCGCCGCTACCAGACGTTCGTGTTCGACGACTGGCTGGGCGGCTTCTACGCGTCGCCCGGCATCCAGGGCACCCGTCCGGGGCTGCCGATGGCCACGGCGTGGGCCGTCATGCACCACCTCGGCATCGACGGCTACACGCGCCTCACCCGGATCGCCGTCAGCACGGCCCGCCGGCTGGTGGAGGGGGTGCGGGCCATCCCGGGCCTCACCGTGCTGGGCGAGCCCGAGGCGCACCTGGCGGCCATCTCGGTGGCGCCGGGCTGGGAGGGCCGCCTCGACGTGTTCGCGGTGGGTGACGCGCTCCAGCGGCGGGGCTGGTTCCTCGACCGCCAGTCCCCACCCGACACCCTCCACGCCACCGTCAGCGCCGGCAACGCCCCCGTGATCGAGGAGTACCTGGTGGACCTGCGGTCGTCGGTCGAGGAGGTGCTGGGCGAGCGCCTCGACGACCGGTCCACGAGCTACGCGACCCTGGAGTAG
- a CDS encoding YqgE/AlgH family protein, with the protein MAAPFHAGRLLVALPMLDDPNFDRTVVLLLEHGPEGALGVVLNRPTDVSLARELPEWEPLAGGHGVFFVGGPVAPGTAIALGRVDPAEVPDGEGDGWRPVLGPLGTVDLGRHPTSIRPEPRQVRVFAGYSGWSAGQLEGEVDDGAWLVLDAEPADALTADPEGLWHAVLRRQPGRTGWLGNFPPDPSVN; encoded by the coding sequence ATGGCCGCGCCCTTCCACGCCGGCAGGCTCCTCGTGGCCCTGCCGATGCTCGACGACCCCAACTTCGATCGCACCGTCGTGCTGCTGCTGGAGCACGGGCCGGAAGGGGCGCTGGGGGTGGTGCTCAACCGCCCCACCGACGTGAGCCTGGCCCGCGAGCTGCCCGAGTGGGAGCCGCTCGCCGGGGGCCACGGGGTGTTCTTCGTGGGCGGCCCGGTCGCGCCGGGCACGGCCATCGCGCTCGGTCGGGTCGACCCGGCCGAGGTGCCCGACGGCGAGGGCGACGGCTGGCGGCCCGTCCTGGGGCCGTTGGGCACCGTCGACCTGGGCCGCCACCCGACCTCCATCAGACCCGAGCCGCGACAGGTGCGGGTGTTCGCGGGCTACTCGGGCTGGTCGGCCGGCCAGCTCGAGGGCGAGGTGGACGACGGTGCGTGGCTGGTCCTCGACGCCGAGCCGGCCGACGCGCTCACCGCCGATCCGGAGGGCCTCTGGCACGCGGTGCTCCGGCGGCAGCCGGGCCGGACCGGCTGGCTGGGCAACTTCCCGCCCGACCCGTCGGTGAACTGA
- a CDS encoding SIMPL domain-containing protein, protein MDASTVIVRGEATARARPDRVHLAVVVRALEADPDAALEEASRRLAAVQEVLDGEGVAPADRVTESVSLAEEREWVKDRLVHRGWAASARTAVALPDATGIGRILRRAVQVSGAEVQGPWWWVAPDNPARLEACGAAAAEARRKAQAYAEALGVRLGAVVAVAEPGLGNRPTPQADTGPAVRMMAKAAAPAEPVVEAGDLTVAAAVEVTFRLEP, encoded by the coding sequence ATGGACGCCTCAACCGTGATCGTCAGGGGCGAGGCCACGGCCCGAGCCCGCCCCGACCGGGTGCACCTGGCCGTGGTGGTGCGGGCCCTCGAAGCCGATCCCGACGCCGCCCTGGAGGAGGCCAGCCGCCGCCTGGCGGCGGTGCAGGAGGTGCTCGACGGCGAGGGCGTGGCGCCCGCGGACCGGGTCACCGAGTCGGTGAGCCTGGCCGAGGAGCGGGAGTGGGTGAAGGATCGCCTGGTGCACCGGGGGTGGGCGGCCAGCGCTCGCACGGCCGTGGCGCTGCCCGACGCGACCGGGATCGGGCGGATCCTGCGCCGCGCCGTTCAGGTGTCGGGCGCGGAGGTGCAGGGGCCGTGGTGGTGGGTGGCTCCCGACAACCCGGCCCGGCTCGAGGCGTGCGGAGCAGCCGCGGCCGAGGCTCGACGCAAGGCGCAGGCGTACGCGGAGGCGCTGGGCGTGCGGCTCGGCGCGGTGGTGGCCGTGGCCGAGCCGGGCCTGGGCAACCGGCCGACCCCCCAGGCCGACACCGGGCCGGCCGTGCGGATGATGGCCAAGGCGGCCGCGCCGGCCGAGCCGGTCGTCGAGGCCGGCGACCTCACCGTGGCCGCCGCCGTCGAGGTCACGTTCCGGCTGGAGCCGTGA
- a CDS encoding amidase, with protein MPADELAHLGAGELAHRIRHRELSSREVTLAMLDRIGRLDGPINAVVTVDVERAMAEATAADAAVAGHAELGPLHGVPLTVKDSFQTAGMRTTSGAPQLAELVPDADADCVARLRAAGAVVVGKTNLPIWAGDAQTYNEVFGTTNNPWDLRRTPGGSSGGSAAALAVGLTPLEVGSDIGGSIRIPASYCGVLGHKPSYGVVSGRGQIPGPPGTLTQADIAVVGPMARSVDDLELGLHVLAGPDDWQATAWRLELPLARRRDAKGLRVAVWADDPACPVSAAVRDAIERVAAALEGAGATVDTEARPAFTMAKAVDTFERLLSAALAGGLAPAEVEAVAATVAAGGEPEGGLGVAHVAQRHRAWLSANERRLQLRRRWREFFAEWDVVLAPITPTTAIPHDHGEPLTARRIVVDGVERPYIDQTSWPGLVGVAYLPATAVPVGLDHQGLPVGMQIVGPYLEDRTPLAVARVVGGLVGGFRPPGSAPPQPAG; from the coding sequence GTGCCCGCCGACGAGCTGGCCCACCTGGGCGCGGGCGAGCTGGCCCACCGCATCCGCCACCGCGAGCTGTCGAGCCGCGAGGTCACCCTGGCGATGCTCGACCGGATCGGCCGCCTCGACGGCCCGATCAACGCGGTGGTCACCGTCGACGTGGAGCGGGCCATGGCCGAGGCCACCGCGGCCGACGCCGCCGTGGCCGGTCACGCCGAGCTCGGCCCCCTGCACGGCGTCCCGCTCACGGTGAAGGACTCGTTCCAGACCGCAGGCATGCGCACCACCAGCGGCGCGCCCCAGCTGGCCGAGCTGGTGCCGGACGCCGACGCCGACTGCGTGGCCCGCCTGCGTGCCGCCGGGGCGGTGGTCGTGGGGAAGACGAACCTGCCGATCTGGGCCGGTGACGCCCAGACGTACAACGAGGTGTTCGGCACCACCAACAACCCGTGGGACCTCCGCCGCACCCCCGGGGGCTCGTCGGGGGGATCGGCCGCGGCCCTGGCCGTTGGACTCACGCCCCTCGAGGTGGGCAGCGACATCGGTGGCTCGATCCGCATCCCGGCGTCGTACTGCGGGGTCCTCGGTCACAAGCCGTCGTACGGCGTGGTGTCGGGTCGCGGGCAGATCCCGGGCCCGCCCGGCACCCTCACCCAGGCCGACATCGCGGTCGTCGGGCCGATGGCCCGCTCGGTCGACGACCTCGAGCTCGGCCTGCACGTGCTGGCCGGGCCCGACGACTGGCAGGCCACGGCCTGGCGGCTCGAGCTCCCGCTGGCCCGCCGGCGCGACGCCAAGGGCCTGCGCGTGGCGGTGTGGGCCGACGACCCGGCCTGCCCCGTGAGCGCGGCGGTGCGCGACGCGATCGAGCGGGTGGCAGCCGCGCTGGAGGGGGCCGGCGCCACCGTCGACACGGAGGCCCGCCCGGCCTTCACGATGGCCAAGGCGGTCGACACCTTCGAGCGGCTCCTCTCGGCCGCGCTCGCCGGTGGTCTCGCGCCGGCGGAGGTGGAGGCGGTGGCGGCCACCGTGGCCGCCGGAGGCGAGCCCGAGGGTGGCCTGGGCGTGGCGCACGTCGCCCAGCGCCACCGGGCGTGGCTGTCCGCCAACGAGCGGCGCCTGCAGCTCCGCCGGCGCTGGCGCGAGTTCTTCGCCGAGTGGGACGTGGTGCTGGCCCCCATCACCCCCACCACCGCCATCCCGCACGACCACGGCGAGCCGCTCACCGCCCGCCGCATCGTCGTCGACGGCGTCGAGCGGCCCTACATCGACCAGACCTCGTGGCCGGGCCTGGTGGGGGTGGCCTACCTGCCGGCCACGGCGGTGCCGGTCGGCCTCGACCACCAGGGGCTCCCCGTCGGGATGCAGATCGTGGGCCCGTACCTCGAGGACCGCACCCCCCTGGCCGTGGCCCGCGTGGTGGGCGGCCTGGTCGGCGGCTTCCGCCCGCCCGGCTCCGCGCCCCCTCAGCCCGCGGGCTGA
- a CDS encoding GNAT family N-acetyltransferase encodes MSSPTRLVRAASAAEVAAALGRAFADDPLLTWVFADPGNREGPVRAWMAVVVEAARRRGHAHAAVAATGTLGAALWSPPDVEFYDRRTGEQLDEVVRGADGARADTVWEGLLAIAEHHPPDGHFYLSHVGVVPEARGRGVGEVLLRRVLDVCDAEGLPAYLESSSARNVPFYERLGFAVTAEVPLPHGGPVIRPMWREPRAQPAG; translated from the coding sequence GTGAGCTCCCCCACCCGTCTGGTGCGGGCAGCCTCCGCGGCCGAGGTGGCCGCCGCGCTGGGGCGGGCCTTCGCCGACGACCCGCTCCTGACGTGGGTGTTCGCCGACCCGGGCAACCGGGAGGGCCCCGTCCGGGCGTGGATGGCGGTGGTGGTGGAGGCGGCCCGACGGCGCGGCCACGCCCACGCCGCCGTCGCCGCGACCGGGACCCTGGGCGCGGCGCTGTGGTCGCCGCCCGACGTCGAGTTCTACGACCGCCGGACCGGTGAGCAGCTCGACGAGGTCGTGCGAGGGGCCGACGGCGCCCGCGCCGACACGGTGTGGGAGGGGCTGCTGGCCATCGCCGAGCACCACCCGCCCGACGGGCACTTCTACCTCAGCCACGTGGGCGTGGTGCCCGAGGCGCGGGGACGGGGCGTGGGCGAGGTGCTGCTGCGGCGGGTGCTCGACGTGTGCGACGCGGAGGGGCTGCCCGCTTACCTCGAGTCGTCGAGCGCCCGCAACGTGCCCTTCTACGAGCGGCTCGGGTTCGCCGTGACCGCCGAGGTCCCGCTGCCGCACGGGGGTCCGGTGATCCGCCCGATGTGGCGGGAGCCCCGGGCTCAGCCCGCGGGCTGA
- the mce gene encoding methylmalonyl-CoA epimerase, whose amino-acid sequence MSVVQQTSGQGADPGLLTEIDHVAIAVRDLEAAIDYYREVFGATVEHREIVESDGVEEALLRVADSYIQLLTPTRDDSPVAKSLEKRGEGLHHVGYRVADCGVALQAVKDAGGQVIDQQPRPGSRGTTVAFVHPKGAFGTLIELVQE is encoded by the coding sequence ATGTCCGTCGTCCAGCAGACCAGTGGGCAGGGCGCCGACCCGGGCCTGCTCACCGAGATCGACCACGTGGCCATCGCCGTGCGCGACCTCGAGGCCGCGATCGACTACTACCGCGAGGTGTTCGGCGCCACCGTCGAGCACCGGGAGATCGTCGAGAGCGACGGCGTCGAGGAGGCCCTCCTCCGGGTGGCCGACAGCTACATCCAGCTGCTCACGCCCACCCGCGACGACTCCCCCGTGGCCAAGTCGCTGGAGAAGCGGGGCGAGGGCCTGCACCACGTCGGCTACCGGGTCGCCGACTGCGGCGTGGCCCTCCAGGCGGTGAAGGACGCGGGCGGCCAGGTGATCGACCAGCAGCCCCGGCCCGGGTCGCGGGGGACCACCGTGGCCTTCGTCCACCCCAAGGGCGCCTTCGGCACCCTGATCGAGCTGGTGCAGGAGTAG
- the ccrA gene encoding crotonyl-CoA carboxylase/reductase, with translation MQELLEAITSGATGDEIAALPLPESYRAAVVRKDEETMFDGVPSADKDPRQSLHVDEVPLPELAPDEAVVAVMASAINFNTVWSSIFEPISTFRALARVGRWSEWHKRHDLPYHVIGSDASGVVVRVGSAVRNWKPGDRVTVHCNYVDDQDPGAHDDSMLAPNEVIWGYETNFGGLADLAVVKANQLMPKPTHLTWEEAACNALTNSTTYRMIVSPNGAPLTQGDVVLIWGAGGGLGGYAVQYALNGGAIPVAVVSSPRKVELMDAMGVEAVIDRKAEGFRFWSDEQTQDPGEWRRFGKRIRDLVGRDPDIVFEHPGRQTFGASVFVARRGGKIVTCAATSGFMLEFDNRYLWMHLKSIIGSHFANYREAWAANQLVCEGKIQPILSTVFPLDDVGEAAYQLHHNLHEGKIGVLCLAPREGLGVADPELRDKVGEDKITLFRRFD, from the coding sequence ATGCAGGAGCTCCTCGAAGCCATCACGTCCGGTGCCACGGGCGACGAGATCGCCGCCCTCCCCCTCCCCGAGTCCTACCGAGCGGCCGTGGTCCGCAAGGACGAGGAGACGATGTTCGACGGGGTGCCCTCCGCCGACAAGGACCCCCGCCAGAGCCTCCACGTGGACGAGGTGCCGCTGCCCGAGCTCGCCCCCGACGAGGCCGTGGTGGCGGTGATGGCCAGCGCCATCAACTTCAACACGGTGTGGTCGTCGATCTTCGAGCCGATCTCCACGTTCCGGGCCCTGGCCCGCGTGGGCCGATGGAGCGAGTGGCACAAGCGCCACGACCTGCCGTACCACGTGATCGGCTCCGACGCCTCGGGCGTGGTGGTCCGCGTGGGCTCGGCGGTGCGCAACTGGAAGCCCGGCGACCGGGTGACGGTGCACTGCAACTACGTCGACGACCAGGACCCCGGCGCCCACGACGACTCGATGCTCGCGCCCAACGAGGTGATCTGGGGCTACGAGACCAACTTCGGCGGCCTGGCCGACCTGGCCGTGGTGAAGGCCAACCAGCTCATGCCCAAGCCCACCCACCTCACCTGGGAGGAGGCGGCCTGCAACGCCCTCACCAACTCCACCACGTACCGGATGATCGTGAGCCCCAACGGCGCGCCCCTCACCCAGGGCGACGTGGTGCTCATCTGGGGCGCCGGCGGCGGCCTGGGCGGCTACGCGGTGCAGTACGCGCTGAACGGTGGCGCCATCCCGGTGGCGGTGGTCTCGTCGCCGCGCAAGGTCGAGCTGATGGACGCCATGGGCGTGGAGGCGGTGATCGACCGCAAGGCCGAGGGCTTCCGCTTCTGGTCCGACGAGCAGACCCAGGACCCGGGCGAGTGGCGTCGCTTCGGCAAGCGCATCCGCGACCTCGTCGGCCGCGACCCCGACATCGTGTTCGAGCACCCCGGCCGCCAGACCTTCGGCGCCTCGGTGTTCGTGGCCCGGCGGGGCGGCAAGATCGTCACCTGCGCGGCCACCTCGGGGTTCATGCTCGAGTTCGACAACCGCTACCTGTGGATGCACCTCAAGTCGATCATCGGCAGCCACTTCGCCAACTACCGCGAGGCCTGGGCCGCCAACCAGCTGGTGTGCGAGGGCAAGATCCAGCCGATCCTGTCGACGGTGTTCCCGCTCGACGACGTGGGCGAGGCGGCCTACCAGCTGCACCACAACCTGCACGAGGGCAAGATCGGGGTGCTGTGCCTCGCTCCCCGCGAGGGCCTCGGCGTGGCCGACCCCGAGCTGCGCGACAAGGTCGGCGAGGACAAGATCACGCTCTTCCGGAGGTTCGACTGA
- a CDS encoding acetyl-CoA C-acetyltransferase — MAGTVIVGGARTPIGKLSGALASFTAMDLGGFAIKAALERAGVSADQVDYVYMGHVLQAGQGQMTARQAAVKAGVPMSVPATTINKVCLSGANAILMADLLINAGMADVVVAGGMESMTNAPYLLPGARAGYRMGNGDLVDSMIWDGLWCAFDACHMGTGTEQYNEARGISRERQDDLAAKSHERAAAAIKDGRFTDEIVPVEVPQRKGDPLLVDTDEGVRPGTTMESLASLRPAFGKTGTITAGNASQISDGASAVVVTSKAAADRLGLSPMAEVVGYGQAAGPDASLLSQPANAIKQALDRAGLSVSDVDLFELNEAFATVGVASMDDLGITDDVVNVNGGAIALGHPIGMSGNRLALTMIHELRRRGGGLGAAALCGGGGQGDAILIRTL; from the coding sequence ATGGCCGGAACCGTCATCGTCGGTGGGGCGCGCACCCCGATCGGCAAGCTCTCGGGTGCGCTGGCGTCGTTCACCGCCATGGACCTCGGCGGGTTCGCCATCAAGGCCGCCCTCGAGCGGGCCGGCGTCAGCGCCGACCAGGTCGACTACGTCTACATGGGCCACGTGCTGCAGGCGGGGCAGGGCCAGATGACGGCGCGCCAGGCGGCCGTCAAGGCCGGGGTGCCCATGAGCGTGCCGGCCACCACCATCAACAAGGTCTGCCTCTCCGGGGCCAACGCCATCCTCATGGCCGACCTGCTGATCAACGCCGGCATGGCCGACGTGGTCGTCGCCGGGGGCATGGAGAGCATGACGAACGCGCCCTACCTGCTCCCGGGCGCCCGGGCGGGCTACCGGATGGGCAACGGCGACCTGGTCGACTCGATGATCTGGGACGGCCTGTGGTGCGCCTTCGACGCGTGCCACATGGGCACGGGCACCGAGCAGTACAACGAGGCGCGGGGCATCAGCCGTGAGCGCCAGGACGACCTGGCGGCCAAGAGCCACGAGCGGGCCGCCGCCGCCATCAAGGACGGCAGGTTCACCGACGAGATCGTCCCGGTCGAGGTTCCCCAGCGCAAGGGCGACCCGCTCCTCGTCGACACCGACGAGGGTGTGCGTCCCGGCACCACGATGGAGAGCCTCGCCAGCCTCCGCCCGGCGTTCGGCAAGACGGGCACGATCACGGCCGGCAACGCCTCGCAGATCTCCGACGGCGCCTCGGCCGTGGTGGTCACCTCCAAGGCGGCGGCCGACCGCCTCGGCTTGAGCCCGATGGCCGAGGTGGTGGGCTACGGCCAGGCGGCGGGCCCCGACGCCTCGCTGCTCAGCCAGCCGGCCAATGCCATCAAGCAGGCCCTCGACCGGGCCGGCCTGTCGGTGTCCGACGTCGACCTGTTCGAGCTCAACGAGGCGTTCGCCACCGTCGGCGTCGCCTCCATGGACGACCTGGGCATCACCGACGACGTCGTCAACGTGAACGGCGGGGCCATCGCGCTCGGCCACCCGATCGGCATGTCGGGCAACCGCCTCGCCCTCACCATGATCCACGAGCTGCGCCGTCGTGGCGGCGGGCTCGGCGCGGCCGCCCTCTGCGGCGGTGGCGGCCAGGGCGACGCCATCCTGATCCGCACGCTGTAG
- the recR gene encoding recombination protein RecR, translated as MYAAPVQDLIDELGRLPGVGPKSAQRIAFYLLKLSRDDALRLATAIVEVKDRVTFCRRCFNVSEGEECELCADPRRDPTVLCVVEEPRDIVAVEKTQEFRGRYHVLQGAISPIEGVGPEQLRVRELLARLEPEGVAEVILCTNPNIEGEATAMYLARLLKPLGLRVTRIASGLPVGGDLEYADELTLGRALEGRRDVDG; from the coding sequence GTGTACGCCGCCCCCGTCCAGGACCTGATCGACGAGCTCGGCCGGCTGCCGGGCGTGGGACCGAAGTCGGCCCAGCGGATCGCCTTCTACCTCTTGAAGCTGTCGCGCGACGACGCCCTGCGGCTGGCCACGGCGATCGTCGAGGTGAAGGACCGCGTCACCTTCTGCCGGCGCTGCTTCAACGTGTCCGAGGGCGAGGAGTGCGAGCTCTGCGCCGACCCGCGTCGCGACCCCACGGTGCTCTGCGTGGTCGAGGAGCCCCGCGACATCGTGGCGGTGGAGAAGACCCAGGAGTTCCGGGGCCGCTACCACGTGCTGCAGGGGGCGATCAGCCCCATCGAGGGCGTCGGGCCGGAGCAGCTGCGCGTGCGGGAGCTGCTGGCGCGGCTCGAGCCCGAGGGCGTGGCCGAGGTGATCCTGTGCACCAACCCCAACATCGAGGGCGAGGCCACCGCGATGTACCTGGCCCGCCTGCTCAAGCCCCTCGGCCTGCGGGTCACGCGGATCGCGAGCGGCCTGCCCGTGGGCGGCGACCTCGAGTACGCCGACGAGCTCACCCTCGGCCGGGCCCTCGAGGGCCGGCGCGACGTCGACGGCTGA
- a CDS encoding YbaB/EbfC family nucleoid-associated protein: MADFGDLLRQANQMQEQLLAAQAAAAEEEVEGHAGGGMVKITASGGGVFTAVHIDPQVVDPDDVGMLEDLVLAALHDTMARVQELQRSAMGELDLGGLGGLLGQGG; this comes from the coding sequence ATGGCCGACTTCGGCGACCTGCTGCGGCAGGCCAACCAGATGCAGGAGCAGCTGCTCGCGGCCCAGGCCGCGGCGGCCGAGGAGGAGGTGGAGGGCCACGCCGGCGGTGGGATGGTGAAGATCACCGCGAGCGGCGGCGGGGTGTTCACCGCGGTGCACATCGATCCCCAGGTGGTCGACCCCGACGACGTCGGCATGCTCGAGGACCTGGTGCTGGCCGCCCTCCACGACACCATGGCCCGCGTCCAGGAGCTGCAGCGCTCGGCCATGGGCGAGCTCGACCTCGGCGGGCTGGGCGGGCTCCTCGGCCAGGGCGGCTGA